The Maniola hyperantus chromosome 2, iAphHyp1.2, whole genome shotgun sequence genome includes a region encoding these proteins:
- the Ada2a gene encoding transcriptional adapter 2A has translation MASDLLQVKCDICSDVAHEPYIECCECDMNLCSACFSSGKEKDLHKNNHKYAIRRNDYPLFDNCNWSAKEECKLLSALSTYGYGNWEEISKSVHTRTKLECQEHYKKYYIEKVQYEELKLLPETDQSLFPKPLTPYLYNSEVSYYPPRNNQSDQLLAGYNAYRSEFELSYDHNAENIFNFEDSYSDDEDECMDALKVSLISALNTRLRERQRRYKIIQNHGLIAPNKLLSWLKMFDLTLLRIKSEKLLSFMQFMTGMQFDAFMESLSLEDELFSKIVRLCEYRKNGIKTLYSAKLYMQLKQQNELVCKEQRYNTMAMMKKFESQSPVKSKLWVGHIVKRNRKTSLPLDIMDLPGFHLLTESEKNLCSMIRLIPQNYLEIKRLLVAENNKIGFLRLLDARRIIKIDVNKTRKIYDYLLSEGFISKP, from the coding sequence ATGGCTAGTGATTTACTGCAAGTTAAATGTGATATATGCAGCGATGTCGCTCACGAACCTTACATAGAGTGTTGTGAATGCGATATGAACTTGTGCAGTGCGTGTTTTTCGTCAGGCAAAGAAAAAGACTTGCACAAAAACAACCACAAGTACGCCATAAGAAGAAACGATTATCCGTTATTCGACAATTGCAATTGGTCAGCAAAAGAAGAATGTAAGTTGCTCTCTGCTCTATCTACATACGGCTATGGAAATTGGGAAGAAATATCAAAAAGCGTCCACACAAGAACAAAACTTGAATGTCAGGAACATTACAAGAAGTACTACATAGAAAAAGTTCAATATGAGGAACTAAAATTGTTACCGGAAACTGACCAATCACTATTCCCTAAACCCTTAACTCCTTATTTATATAATTCAGAGGTAAGTTACTACCCACCGAGAAACAATCAGTCGGATCAACTGTTAGCAGGCTATAATGCTTATAGATCAGAATTTGAACTTAGCTACGATCATAATGCAGagaatatatttaattttgaagACAGTTATTCAGATGATGAAGATGAGTGTATGGATGCATTGAAAGTCAGTTTAATTAGCGCTCTAAATACTAGGTTGAGAGAAAGGCAGCGTCGCTATAAAATAATACAGAATCATGGTTTGATAGCGCCAAATAAATTGCTGTCATGGCTAAAAATGTTTGACCTAACATTACTgcgaattaaatcagaaaaattACTATCTTTCATGCAGTTCATGACAGGAATGCAATTTGACGCATTCATGGAATCTCTGAGTTTGGAAGATGAACTGTTCAGTAAAATTGTAAGGTTATGTGAATATCGGAAGAATGGTATTAAGACGTTGTATTCTGCGAAATTGTATATGCAGTTGAAACAACAAAATGAATTAGTATGTAAAGAGCAGAGATACAACACTATGGCCATGATGAAGAAGTTTGAAAGTCAGTCGCCCGTCAAATCAAAGTTATGGGTCGGGCACATAGTGAAGAGAAACAGAAAAACGTCTTTACCATTGGATATCATGGATTTACCAGGTTTCCACCTTTTAACAGAGAGCGAGAAGAACCTGTGCTCAATGATACGGCTTATACCTCAAAATTACTTGGAAATCAAAAGGTTATTGGTAGCGGAGAATAATAAGATAGGGTTCCTACGACTGCTCGATGCGAGACGTATAATCAAAATAGATGTGAACAAAACGAGGAAGATATATGATTACCTTTTGTCTGAAGGTTTTATTTCTAAACCGTAG
- the LOC117987738 gene encoding dnaJ protein homolog 1, translated as MGKDYYKILGIAKGATDDEIKKAYRKLALKYHPDKNKAAGAEERFKEVAEAYEVLSDKKKREIYDTHGEEGLKGGMGGHNGPGGGQSFSYSYHGDPRATFAQFFGSASPFQAFFDLNGGSGGTTMFFDRDMDVDMDPFANMGMGQARPGGPGGAFRSHSFNFHGSPNRKEKTQDPPIEHDLYVSIEDIARGCVKKMKISRRVIQPDGTSKKEDKVLTIHVKPGWKAGTKITFQKEGDQGRNKIPADIVFIIRDKPNPLFKREGSDIRYTAKISLKQALCGTIIEVPTMSGEKITVNLQGEIVKPYTVKRFPGYGLPFPKEPTRKGDLLVAFDIKFPDRLSTSAKEILMDTLPN; from the exons ATGGGAAAGGACTATTACAAAATACTAGGAATAGCGAAAGGCGCGACAGACGACGAGATCAAAAAGGCGTATCGGAAATTGGCACTGAAATACCACCCGGATAAGAATAAAGCTGCCGGGGCGGAGGAACGTTTCAAAGAGGTAGCGGAAGCGTACGAAGTGCTTTCTGATAAGAAAAAGAGGGAAATATACGATACGCATGGAGAAGAAGGGTTGAAGGGAGGTATGGGCGGTCACAACGGACCGGGTGGCGGCCAGTCCTTCTCTTACTCGTACCACGGGGACCCACGAGCGACCTTCGCGCAGTTCTTCGGCTCGGCGAGTCCGTTCCAAGCGTTCTTCGACTTGAACGGCGGGTCAGGAGGCACCACCATGTTCTTCGACCGCGATATGGACGTGGACATGGACCCGTTCGCCAACATGGGCATGGGGCAGGCCAGGCCGGGCGGGCCTGGCGGCGCTTTCAGGAGTCACAGCTTCAACTTCCACGGATCACCCAACAGGAAGGAGAAAACTCAGGACCCGCCCATAGAGCACGACTTATACGTTTCCATTGAGGATATCGCGCGGGGGTGCGTCAAGAAGATGAAGATCTCCCGCCGCGTCATCCAACCAGATGGCACCTCGAAAAAAGAAGACAAAGTTCTGACCATCCATGTTAAACCTGGGTGGAAGGCGGGGACGAAGATCACGTTCCAGAAGGAAGGAGACCAGGGCAGGAACAAGATCCCAGCAGACATCGTGTTCATCATCAGGGATAAGCCCAACCCGCTGTTCAAGAGGGAAGGCTCTGACATTCGCTACACTGCCAAGATATCGCTCAAGCAg GCACTCTGTGGCACCATCATTGAAGTACCAACAATGTCAGGTGAGAAGATAACCGTCAACCTTCAGGGGGAGATCGTTAAACCCTACACCGTCAAGAGATTCCCAGGCTACGGGCTGCCGTTCCCTAAGGAACCTACGCGGAAGGGTGACCTGCTAGTTGCATTTGACATTAAATTCCCCGACCGACTTAGTACATCTGCTAAAGAGATACTTATGGACACTTTACCTAATTAG